From a region of the Tateyamaria omphalii genome:
- a CDS encoding LPS-assembly protein LptD: MRRIFRHITAACLLLTAVTGHAIAQTQPDAPATEAPAAVLVADDIEVTRDRRLIARGNVEAFQGTTRLSAQAIEYNPDTGALTITGPIVIEDGESVLILASQAELSEDLENGLLTGARLVLNDQLQLASVQMNRVGGRYTQLYKTAVTSCRICEDDPRPPLWQIRAKRVVHDQEERQLYFDGMQLRVLNTPIFYLPRLRLPDPTLERATGVLLPQIRFNSRLGTGLAVPYFFKLGDHRDLTLTPYFSSGTRTLEFRYRQAFRRGRIIVQGAYSDDDLQPDDARGYLFAAGEFALRRDFVLEFDIESVSDDAYLNDYGLFGKDRLDSTIQLSRARRDEFIRLSYINFKSLRDGDDDALLPSDVVDALYERRFHPGRIGGEVRLAAEAHAHERPSDVDFDSDGDGFVDGTDVLRFSFDAEWLRTMQFGGLQMQSTLGLAADVIRVSDDATFGSGDSGLAPKAGITLRYPLVRRGNNGVRQFFEPIAQLSWIGGDGLHVPNDESTRVEFDEGNLLSLSRFPSEDRRERGWALAYGGTWARLDPDGWSASLTLAQILREEEQADFNETSGLSGTTSDFLLAGKLEFDGGLALYGRTLFNESFDVSKAEVRGAWTRDRLRLGGSYVWISEDPDIDLESNIGEVTFDGGYKIDRFWTANATWRYDLETGRAATAGAGVAYTNECVTVGLSVNRTFADSTTLEPSTSLGLTVSLRGFSVNTGERVETRSCGKQAR, encoded by the coding sequence GTGCGGCGCATCTTCCGACATATCACGGCGGCCTGCCTGCTGCTGACGGCAGTGACCGGCCACGCTATCGCGCAGACGCAACCGGATGCACCAGCGACCGAAGCACCAGCGGCCGTCTTGGTGGCAGACGACATCGAGGTGACCCGCGACCGCCGCCTGATCGCCCGCGGCAATGTCGAGGCATTCCAGGGCACCACACGGCTCAGCGCGCAGGCCATCGAATACAACCCCGACACCGGTGCGCTGACCATAACTGGCCCCATCGTGATCGAAGACGGCGAGAGTGTCCTGATCCTCGCCAGCCAGGCCGAACTGAGCGAAGACCTCGAAAACGGCCTTCTGACCGGCGCGCGCCTTGTGCTGAATGACCAGTTGCAGCTTGCGTCGGTGCAGATGAACCGCGTCGGCGGGCGCTACACTCAGCTTTACAAGACTGCCGTCACATCCTGCCGCATCTGCGAGGACGATCCCCGGCCCCCGCTGTGGCAGATCCGGGCCAAGCGCGTTGTCCACGACCAGGAGGAGCGCCAGCTGTATTTCGACGGCATGCAATTGCGGGTGCTGAACACACCCATCTTCTACCTGCCACGGCTGCGCTTGCCCGACCCGACCCTTGAACGGGCGACCGGTGTCTTGCTGCCGCAGATCCGTTTCAATTCCCGCCTCGGGACCGGGCTGGCCGTGCCCTATTTCTTCAAGCTGGGCGATCACCGCGACCTCACGCTGACGCCGTATTTTTCAAGCGGCACGCGCACGCTCGAATTCCGCTATCGCCAGGCGTTTCGGCGCGGACGGATCATCGTGCAGGGCGCCTATTCCGATGACGATCTGCAACCGGATGACGCACGAGGTTACCTGTTTGCGGCGGGCGAATTCGCCCTGCGCCGCGACTTTGTCCTCGAGTTTGATATCGAATCCGTCTCGGACGACGCCTATCTCAACGACTACGGCCTGTTCGGCAAAGACCGGCTGGACAGCACGATCCAGCTGTCCCGCGCGCGGCGTGACGAGTTTATCCGCCTGTCTTACATCAACTTCAAATCGCTGCGGGATGGCGACGATGATGCCCTTTTGCCGTCGGATGTGGTTGATGCGCTCTATGAACGACGGTTTCACCCGGGCCGGATTGGCGGCGAAGTGCGTCTCGCGGCCGAAGCCCACGCCCACGAACGCCCCTCGGACGTGGATTTCGACTCGGATGGCGACGGGTTTGTGGATGGCACGGACGTGTTGCGCTTCAGCTTTGACGCGGAGTGGCTGCGGACGATGCAGTTCGGCGGCCTGCAAATGCAATCGACCCTCGGGCTGGCCGCCGATGTCATTCGGGTCAGCGATGACGCCACCTTTGGCAGCGGCGACAGCGGCCTTGCGCCCAAGGCCGGGATCACCCTGCGCTACCCTCTGGTCCGGCGCGGGAACAACGGCGTGCGTCAGTTTTTCGAACCCATCGCGCAGCTGTCCTGGATTGGCGGCGACGGCCTGCACGTGCCCAATGACGAAAGCACGCGCGTCGAATTCGACGAGGGCAACCTGCTGTCGCTCAGCCGCTTTCCGTCCGAAGACCGGCGCGAACGTGGTTGGGCGCTGGCCTATGGCGGCACCTGGGCGCGGCTGGACCCGGACGGCTGGTCGGCCAGCCTGACGCTGGCGCAGATACTTCGCGAGGAAGAGCAAGCCGACTTCAATGAAACGTCCGGCCTCTCTGGCACCACCTCGGATTTCCTGCTTGCGGGCAAGCTCGAATTTGACGGCGGACTGGCGCTTTATGGCCGCACGCTTTTCAACGAAAGTTTTGATGTGTCCAAGGCCGAAGTGCGCGGGGCCTGGACACGCGACAGGCTGCGCTTGGGCGGCAGCTATGTCTGGATATCCGAAGATCCCGATATCGACCTGGAATCAAATATCGGCGAAGTCACATTCGACGGCGGCTACAAGATTGACCGCTTCTGGACCGCCAACGCCACCTGGCGATACGATCTGGAAACCGGTCGCGCCGCTACGGCGGGCGCCGGGGTGGCCTATACCAACGAATGCGTCACCGTGGGCCTGTCGGTCAATCGCACCTTCGCGGACTCGACAACCCTTGAGCCCTCGACCAGTCTAGGGTTAACAGTGTCCCTGCGGGGGTTCTCGGTCAACACCGGGGAGCGCGTGGAAACACGATCATGCGGAAAGCAGGCGAGATGA
- the lptF gene encoding LPS export ABC transporter permease LptF codes for MVRFDRYMLSQLMWLFGFFALVLVSVFWINRAVQLFDRLIGDGQTALVFLEFSALGLPRLITTVLPIATFAAAVYVTNRLNNESELTVMMSTGTSPWRLARPVAVFGLISALMMSVLSHILVPAASEQLTQREAEISRNVTSRLLTEGTFLSPTPGVTFYTRAIDEDGVLQDVFLADRRTPNERVIYTAAEAYLVRNADGTALIMVDGLAQRLATTDNRLSTAKFQDFSFDISPLMNGEDQIAPSLPFLRTHALLQGWDDIARALGTTPGAVAEEVHSRFARAAFCLVTALIGFATLLVGGYSRFGAWREVVIAFLLLIALDGMRSALSPPVLADARMWPILYTPSVLGLGLTAGLLWFASGGSARLRRLRGRTA; via the coding sequence TTGGTCCGATTTGACCGCTATATGTTGTCACAGCTCATGTGGCTCTTTGGCTTCTTCGCCCTCGTTCTGGTGTCCGTTTTCTGGATCAATCGCGCCGTGCAATTGTTCGACCGGTTGATCGGAGACGGCCAGACGGCACTGGTGTTTCTGGAGTTTTCTGCTCTGGGTCTGCCCCGTCTGATCACAACCGTTCTGCCCATCGCGACCTTCGCCGCCGCGGTCTATGTCACCAACCGGCTGAACAACGAAAGCGAGCTGACGGTGATGATGTCGACCGGCACGTCGCCCTGGCGGCTGGCGCGGCCCGTGGCGGTGTTCGGACTGATCTCTGCCCTGATGATGTCGGTGCTCAGCCATATCCTGGTGCCTGCGGCCAGTGAACAGCTGACCCAGCGCGAGGCTGAGATTTCGCGCAACGTCACATCGCGCCTGTTGACCGAGGGCACGTTCCTGAGCCCTACACCCGGCGTCACCTTCTACACCCGCGCCATCGACGAAGACGGCGTGCTGCAGGACGTGTTCCTCGCGGACCGCCGCACCCCGAACGAGCGGGTCATCTACACAGCCGCCGAAGCCTATCTTGTGCGCAACGCCGACGGCACGGCGCTGATCATGGTCGATGGGCTGGCGCAGCGGCTGGCCACGACCGACAACCGCCTGTCCACCGCCAAGTTTCAGGATTTTTCCTTCGACATCTCACCGCTGATGAATGGCGAGGATCAGATCGCACCCTCGCTGCCGTTCCTGCGCACGCACGCGCTGCTGCAGGGCTGGGACGACATCGCACGCGCGCTCGGGACAACGCCGGGCGCCGTTGCGGAAGAGGTTCACAGCCGTTTTGCCCGGGCGGCCTTCTGCCTTGTCACCGCCCTGATCGGCTTCGCCACCTTGCTGGTGGGCGGCTATTCCCGGTTCGGGGCCTGGCGCGAGGTCGTGATCGCGTTCCTGTTGCTCATCGCCTTGGACGGTATGCGCAGCGCCTTGTCCCCGCCCGTGCTGGCTGATGCGCGCATGTGGCCCATCCTTTACACGCCCTCGGTCCTTGGATTGGGTCTGACGGCGGGCCTTTTGTGGTTTGCCTCGGGCGGCAGCGCCCGATTGCGCCGTCTACGGGGGCGCACGGCATGA
- the lptG gene encoding LPS export ABC transporter permease LptG: MILHMYFARRFALALLSIAAVLTALVGLVDLIDQTRKFAQFGVGFAQRIGLTLLNVPETLNQILPLIMILATVALFVSLARSSELVVTRAAGRSALRALVGPVVVSIIIGILATTTLGPMVAATSKRYATLAETYRSGGVSALSISEEGLWLRQGSDTGQTVIRAARSNADASVLYGVTFVAYAPNGGPVRRIEAASAALRDGAWSLRMAKAWPLTVGINPEANAVEHEILEIPSTLTLDSIRERLGTPAGVSIWDMPEFIEQLEQAGFSARKHVVWMQTELARPIFLMGMVLVAAAFTMRHTRFGGTGTAVLAAVLLGFGLYFIRSFAQILGENGQIPVLLAAWAPPVASILLALGLLLRAEDG, encoded by the coding sequence ATGATTCTGCACATGTATTTCGCCCGCCGGTTCGCGCTCGCCCTTCTGAGTATTGCGGCGGTGCTGACCGCACTCGTCGGCCTCGTCGATCTGATCGACCAGACGCGGAAATTTGCGCAATTCGGGGTGGGCTTCGCTCAGCGGATCGGGTTGACGCTGCTGAATGTGCCCGAAACGCTGAACCAGATCCTTCCCCTTATCATGATCCTGGCCACCGTCGCGCTCTTCGTGTCGCTGGCCCGGTCGTCAGAATTGGTGGTGACGCGAGCGGCAGGGCGCTCGGCCCTGCGGGCACTTGTGGGGCCCGTCGTCGTGTCGATCATCATCGGCATTCTGGCCACGACCACCCTTGGCCCCATGGTCGCCGCGACATCCAAGCGTTACGCCACCCTGGCCGAGACCTATCGCTCGGGCGGCGTGTCGGCGCTGTCCATCTCGGAAGAAGGGTTGTGGCTGCGCCAGGGCAGCGACACCGGACAAACGGTGATACGTGCGGCCCGGTCCAACGCGGATGCCTCCGTGCTTTATGGCGTGACCTTTGTCGCCTATGCGCCCAATGGCGGCCCCGTCCGCAGGATCGAGGCGGCAAGTGCCGCACTGCGCGACGGCGCCTGGTCGCTGCGCATGGCCAAGGCGTGGCCGCTGACCGTCGGGATCAACCCCGAGGCCAACGCGGTCGAGCACGAAATCCTTGAAATCCCCTCGACCCTGACGCTGGACAGCATTCGCGAACGTCTGGGCACACCGGCGGGCGTGTCGATCTGGGACATGCCCGAGTTCATCGAACAGTTGGAACAGGCCGGGTTTTCCGCCCGCAAGCACGTCGTCTGGATGCAGACGGAACTGGCGCGCCCGATCTTTCTGATGGGCATGGTTCTTGTTGCCGCGGCCTTCACGATGCGCCATACCCGGTTCGGGGGGACCGGCACGGCAGTGCTGGCTGCGGTGTTGCTGGGGTTTGGTTTGTACTTCATCCGAAGCTTTGCACAGATACTGGGCGAAAACGGCCAGATACCCGTGCTGCTGGCAGCATGGGCACCGCCCGTGGCGTCGATCCTGCTGGCCCTCGGGCTGCTCTTGCGGGCAGAGGACGGCTAG
- a CDS encoding peptidylprolyl isomerase, producing the protein MSGKKFRQALIATCALVLSTMQAPAQGLFDPVAQVDQRTITEFEVQQRQRFLRLLGASGSGRTEVIEELIRDRLREAETRAVGIVLGPDELAAGLAEFAARADLTTEEFVQGLSSEGVAEETFRDFVNVQLVWRDYIRARFGNRVNVGDREIDRAVQSARGNSGIEVLVSEIIIPAPPQEAERVLEQAEIIAQATTEAEFSSFARRFSATASRDAGGRLPWTPISELPPVLRPLLLALGPGDVTAPLQIPNAVALFQLRDIRETEAPQRSFSAIEYAAYYINGGRTPEALSRAQSIAARVDRCDDLYGVAQGQPDNVLDRGSLPPEEIPDDIAIELSKLDPGEVSTALTRAGGSTLVFLMLCGRTPALEEDQEIDRAAVASQLRNQRLNAFSETLLADLRADADVRIFE; encoded by the coding sequence ATGAGCGGTAAGAAATTTCGGCAAGCGTTGATTGCAACATGCGCGCTGGTCCTGTCGACGATGCAGGCACCGGCCCAGGGTCTGTTCGACCCGGTCGCACAGGTCGACCAGCGCACGATCACCGAATTCGAGGTGCAGCAACGCCAGCGCTTTCTGCGCCTGCTCGGCGCCAGCGGCAGCGGCCGCACCGAAGTGATCGAAGAATTGATCCGCGACCGCCTGCGCGAGGCAGAAACCCGCGCGGTGGGCATTGTGCTGGGCCCCGACGAGTTGGCCGCTGGCCTGGCGGAATTTGCCGCCCGCGCCGATCTGACCACCGAAGAGTTTGTACAAGGGCTGAGCAGCGAGGGCGTCGCCGAAGAGACCTTCCGCGACTTTGTGAACGTGCAGCTTGTCTGGCGCGACTACATTCGCGCCCGCTTTGGCAACCGTGTGAATGTCGGCGACCGCGAGATTGACCGCGCCGTCCAGTCCGCCCGCGGCAATTCCGGCATCGAAGTGCTGGTGTCCGAGATCATCATTCCGGCCCCGCCGCAAGAGGCGGAACGGGTGCTGGAGCAGGCCGAAATCATCGCTCAGGCAACGACAGAGGCCGAATTCTCGAGCTTTGCGCGCCGCTTTTCGGCGACCGCATCGCGCGACGCCGGGGGCCGCCTGCCCTGGACCCCGATCTCTGAATTGCCGCCTGTTCTGCGCCCGCTGCTGCTGGCGCTTGGTCCGGGCGATGTGACAGCGCCCTTGCAGATCCCCAACGCCGTCGCCCTGTTCCAGCTGCGCGACATCCGCGAGACCGAGGCCCCGCAGCGGTCGTTCTCGGCCATCGAGTACGCGGCGTACTATATCAACGGTGGGCGCACGCCCGAAGCGCTGTCGCGCGCCCAGTCGATTGCCGCCCGGGTGGACCGCTGCGATGACCTCTATGGCGTCGCGCAAGGTCAGCCTGACAACGTGCTCGACCGTGGCAGCCTGCCGCCCGAGGAGATCCCCGACGACATCGCCATCGAACTGTCCAAGCTGGACCCCGGCGAAGTGTCGACCGCGCTGACCCGCGCCGGTGGGAGCACGCTGGTGTTCCTGATGCTGTGTGGCCGCACACCCGCGCTCGAGGAAGATCAGGAGATCGACCGGGCCGCGGTCGCCTCCCAGCTGCGCAACCAGCGCCTGAACGCGTTTTCCGAGACACTGCTGGCGGATCTGCGGGCTGACGCCGACGTGCGCATCTTCGAATGA
- the rsmA gene encoding 16S rRNA (adenine(1518)-N(6)/adenine(1519)-N(6))-dimethyltransferase RsmA, whose amino-acid sequence MSAIDDLPPLREVIATHGLSARKALGQNFLLDLNLTAKIARQAGDLSGSDVLEIGPGPGGLTRGLLSEGARKVLAIEKDARCLPALAEIADRYPGRLQVIEGDALEIDPLAHLTPPIRVAANLPYNVGTELLVRWLTPPVWPPFWQSLTLMFQREVAERIVAQPGSKTYGRLAVLAQWRADARIVLSLPPDAFTPPPKVSSAVVHLNALPEPKFDADAAVLSRVVAAAFNQRRKMLRAALKGTAPDIEDRLMAAGIKPTDRAEQLPLEAFCALAREVAKG is encoded by the coding sequence ATGAGCGCCATCGACGACCTGCCCCCGCTGCGCGAGGTGATCGCCACCCACGGGCTGAGCGCGCGCAAGGCGCTGGGGCAGAACTTCCTGCTCGACCTGAACCTGACGGCCAAGATCGCGCGGCAGGCTGGTGATCTGAGCGGCTCCGATGTGCTTGAGATTGGCCCCGGCCCCGGCGGGCTGACGCGTGGGCTTCTGTCCGAAGGCGCGCGCAAAGTGCTCGCCATCGAAAAGGATGCCCGCTGCCTGCCCGCCCTGGCCGAGATTGCCGACCGCTATCCGGGCCGCCTGCAGGTGATTGAGGGCGACGCGCTCGAGATTGATCCGCTGGCGCACCTGACACCGCCCATCCGCGTCGCGGCCAACCTGCCCTACAACGTGGGCACGGAATTGCTGGTGCGCTGGCTCACGCCGCCCGTCTGGCCGCCCTTCTGGCAATCGCTGACGCTTATGTTCCAGCGCGAGGTGGCCGAACGGATCGTGGCGCAGCCGGGCTCAAAGACCTATGGCCGCCTCGCCGTTCTGGCGCAGTGGCGCGCGGATGCCCGGATCGTGCTGTCACTGCCACCGGACGCTTTCACGCCGCCGCCAAAAGTGTCGAGCGCGGTTGTCCATCTGAACGCTCTGCCGGAGCCCAAGTTCGACGCCGATGCCGCCGTGCTCAGCCGCGTGGTCGCCGCCGCATTCAATCAACGTCGCAAGATGCTGCGCGCCGCGCTCAAGGGCACAGCCCCAGACATCGAAGACCGTCTGATGGCCGCAGGGATCAAGCCGACCGACCGGGCCGAACAGCTGCCGCTTGAGGCCTTCTGCGCCCTCGCCCGCGAAGTCGCCAAGGGCTGA
- the pdxA gene encoding 4-hydroxythreonine-4-phosphate dehydrogenase PdxA — MTARPVAICCGEPAGIGPEIAAKAWAALRHDVPMVWLGDPTHLPADTPWTEITDCKDVDATDALPVLRHDFPAPVTSGKPTFENAQGVIDVIARGVGLVTDGDAAALCTAPIHKKVLMDGAGFAYPGHTEYLEALTGAPRAVMMLASDALRVVPTTIHIALADVPDALTPDLLRETIQITAQALRDQFHLPAPRIAVAGLNPHAGEGGAMGRQEQDWITDLVADMAEGGLDVSGPWPADTMFHAAARSRYDVAICMYHDQALIPIKTLDFDRGVNVTLGLPIIRTSPDHGTAFDIAGRGIANPTSMIEAIRLAHKMAQGA; from the coding sequence ATGACGGCACGGCCTGTCGCCATCTGCTGTGGCGAACCGGCGGGCATCGGCCCGGAGATTGCAGCCAAGGCCTGGGCCGCCCTGCGCCACGACGTCCCCATGGTGTGGCTGGGTGATCCGACGCACCTGCCTGCGGACACGCCTTGGACTGAAATCACCGATTGCAAGGATGTAGACGCGACTGACGCCCTGCCCGTCCTGCGCCACGACTTCCCCGCTCCGGTCACGTCTGGCAAGCCGACGTTTGAGAACGCGCAGGGCGTCATCGACGTCATCGCGCGCGGCGTCGGATTGGTGACGGACGGGGACGCGGCGGCGCTGTGCACCGCGCCCATCCACAAGAAGGTCCTGATGGACGGCGCGGGTTTTGCCTATCCCGGACACACCGAATACCTTGAGGCGCTCACCGGCGCGCCCCGCGCCGTCATGATGCTGGCCTCTGACGCGCTGCGGGTTGTGCCGACGACCATCCACATCGCGCTTGCGGATGTCCCGGACGCCCTCACGCCGGACCTGCTGCGCGAGACGATCCAGATCACGGCACAGGCCTTGCGCGACCAGTTCCACCTGCCCGCCCCCCGCATCGCCGTCGCGGGGCTGAACCCGCATGCGGGCGAAGGCGGTGCCATGGGGCGGCAGGAGCAGGACTGGATCACGGATCTGGTTGCCGACATGGCAGAGGGCGGTCTGGACGTCTCCGGCCCCTGGCCTGCCGATACGATGTTCCACGCCGCTGCGCGCAGCCGCTATGACGTGGCGATCTGCATGTATCACGACCAGGCGCTGATCCCGATCAAGACGCTGGATTTCGACCGCGGCGTGAATGTCACCCTCGGCCTGCCGATCATCCGCACCTCGCCCGATCACGGCACCGCATTCGACATCGCCGGGCGCGGCATCGCCAACCCCACCAGCATGATCGAAGCCATTCGCCTCGCCCACAAGATGGCGCAGGGCGCATGA